The Treponema succinifaciens DSM 2489 region CAAGCAGCACGATGAAATTTACAAATGGTTTGACATTGCATTTGATAAATTCGGTCGGACTTCAAATGAAGAATGCACAGAAATAACTCAGGCAATGTTCAAGGACTTGGACAAAAACGGATTCATAAAAGAGCACACAAACAAGCAGCTTTTCTGCCCTTCTTGCCAGATGTTCCTTGCGGACCGCTATGTTCACGGAGTTTGCCCAAAATGCGGATTCGAGGATGCAAGAGGCGACCAGTGCGATAAATGCGGTTCACTCTTAGACCCAGTTGAACTAAAGTCTCCAAGGTGCGCAACCTGCGGTTCTACTCCAGAAATAAGAGAAACCCGGCATCTTTACATAGACCTACCTTCAATCAGCAAAAACCTTGACTCTTGGATGAACAAGACAAGCAAAGAAGGCAGATGGTCAGACAACGCAATCAACATAACAAAAGCCTGGATAAGAGACGGACTCAACGAGCGTGCGATTACACGTGATTTAAAATGGGGAATTCCTGTTCCAAAAGCTGGATATGAGAACAAAGTTTTCTATGTCTGGTTCAACGCTCCAATCGGGTATATTTCAATAACAAAGCAGCTTGCCGATGAGCTTATTGCAGCTTCCAAGCCTTCATTTGACTGGAAAAGCTGGTGGCTTCCAGAAGAAAGTGAAGAGGCAAAAAACAAGCCGCCAGTTGACTTGTTCCAATTTATTGGAAAAGACAACATCCCGTTCCACACTGTAATTTTCCCATGCTCGCAAATTGGAAGCGGACACAACTTTACAAAATTGTTCCATATGTCTTCAACTGAATATCTTAACTACGAAGATGGAAAATTTTCAAAAAGCCGCGGCGTAGGCGTGTTCGGAACAGACGCAAAGGAAAGCGGTATCAAGGCGGACGCCTGGAGATTCTACATTTTCTACAACCGCCCGGAAAAACAGGACTATCAGTTCACGTGGAAAGAATTCCGTGAGCGTTACAACGGAGAGCTAATCGGAAACCTTGGAAATCTTGTAAACCGTACGCTTCTTTTTGTGCAGAAATATTATGATTCAAAAATTCCAGACGCTCCAGTTGACGAAAAGCTTTGGGCGCAGGTAAAAGAACACGAGGCAAAGGCAACTGACTATCTTGAGTGGGCAAATTTAAAAGATGCCTTCCATGAAGTGTTTGTAATTTCAGACATCGGAAACAAAGCGTTCCAAGACACAGAGCCGTGGAAAACAAGAGAGACACATCCGGAGCGAGCTGCAAAACTCATTCATAATCTTTGCTACATGATAAAAGACCTTATGATTATGGCGCATCCGTACATGCCGCAGTTCGCAGAAAAAATAATGTCTTACTTTGGAAAGAAAATCAGCGAACCACGTTTCAATGATGAGCAAAAGCCGGAAGGTCTTGACTGGTCTGATCTTGGAAACACAGAAGGCTTAAGCGAAGTTTCGCCGACGGAAGTTTTCTTTACCCCGCTCGATCAAAAGACAATGGAAGCATTTAGGCAGAAATTTTCAGGAACACAAAAAGACCGCAACGCAAAGCCAGCTGAAAAAAAACAGAAGAAAGAAAAAAAGCAGATTGAAGTTCTTCCTTTTGAAAAGCAGGCTGAATGGTTCAATGAAAAAATTGATCTGAAAGTTGCCAAAATCATAAAAGTTGAAAACAATCCTGAAAGCGACAAGCTTTACATTGAAACTCTTGACGACGGAAGCGGAACAGAACGCATTATCCAAAGCGGACTTCGTGATTTCCTAAAGCCGGAAGAACTTCTTGGAAAACATATAATTCTTGCTTCAAATCTTGCGCCAAGAAAAATGCGAGGAGTTGAAAGCCGGGGAATGCTGCTTGCCGCCGACTACAAAGATGAAAATGGAAAAGACTGCGTAGAGCCTCTCGAAGCTCCTTGGGCAATTCCTGGAACAAAAGTTGTTCTTGAATGCTCGACAGAAAATTCCAAGGCGGAGCAAATTCAGGCGGAAGACTTTTTTGCAGTTGAAATAAAAGTTTTGGAAAACAAAGTGCAGATTGGAGGAAAATCTCTAACGGCAGCAGGAAAACAAATTTCAACTGTAAAAACAAAAAACGGAAACGTTCACTAAAAATCTGGAAAAAGCAGAATGCAAAATCATGAACAACGTTTTTTACAAACTGAATTTTGGGCAGACTTTAAAGGCAGTCATGGATGGAAAACATTTTTCTTTATCTTTGATGGAGACAATGTTTCCAAAGTTAAATCCTTAAAAGAATGCAAGGAAAATGAAAAATGCCTTTCAGTTCTTGTGCGCTCGTTCAGTTTGAAAATTAAGAAATTCAGCATAGCATATATTCCAATGTCTCCAGAATTTTCCAGCAACGAAGAAAATCTTAGCCAGAAATTTTCAAATGAGCTTGAATCAATTTCAAAAAAAATATTCAAGTTTCTACCTGAAGACACAATCTGCATAAGGTTTGACCCTGCACTGGACTTTGAAAGTCTTGAAGAAAAAAACAATTTTGTTTCAAATGTAAAAAAATTGTTCAAGCAGCACAACACAAAGAAAGAAAATTTCCGCATAGAAAAAACAGCCACAGATATACAGCCGCCGGATACAGTTTTGCTTTCGCTTTTAGAATCTGAAGAAAAAATTCTTTCTGAAATGAAAAGCAAATGGAGATACAACATAAGGCTTGCATCAAAAAAAGGCGTTGAAGTAAAATCTTATTCCGCAAAGGACGCTGACTTTCCGTGTGCGTTTGAAGAATTTTTTAAGCTTTTCATGCAGACAAGCGAACGCGACGGAGTTCAGTTTCATCAAAAAAATTACTACCTTGGCTTGTTAAACTCAAGCGCAGAAACTCAAAACGCTCCGGTTGTAAGACTTTATATTGCAAAACATGAAGCAGATGTTCTTGCAGGAATAATCACTTTGTTCTGCAAAAAAGAAGCTGTTTATCTTTACGGTGCATCAGGAAATATAAAGCGGAATTTTATGCCAGCCTACTTGCTTCAATGGAATGCAATCTGCGATGCAAAAAAAATCGGCTGTCCGGTCTATGATTTTTACGGCTGCCCGCCAGAAGAAAATAAAAATCATCCAATGCACGGCTTGTTTCTTTTTAAAACTGGTTTCGGTGGAAAACTCATTCATAGGCCAGGAAGCTTTGATGTTGTCCTAAAGAAAAACTGGTATGCATTCTATAAGACAGCAGAAAAACTTCGCGCATGGTTCTACAAATATCTAAAGAAAAAAATTGCAGGAAGATAATAGCTTTATTTCACACTAATGTTATTTTTTAGAGGCATAACACTCAAGTTGATTGTCTTTTCTTTTTCCATTCCAGCAGAAAGATTTATATTCCAAAAAAGGGCGACTTTATAAGTAGAAGAAGTTACTTTTGGCTCAAGACTGTCAACAGGGCGTTTAAATGCAATCATCGCGCAGCTAAGCCCGGAGTCTTCATTCGGCTCAATCACAAAAATGCGTTTGTCTGCGGAATCCTTTACCTGAATAATCGAAACGCCCTCATCGGCATAAAAAGAATCAGGCAAAAGAAGGCGCGTTTCATTCAAAATAGCTTCTGTAGAATACTGGCTTTCCATTTCAAATTTCTTGTCAAAACGAGTCTGGGAAAAATTAAGTTCAACTGCGAAAAACGCGTTCAATTCAATCGGGCTTTCATTCTTTAAAATATACTGAACTGTAATTCCGCTAGAAGAAAAAGTAAAATTCTTTCTAAGTTTTACAGGAAGTTTCATGGAAGAAAAAAGTCCGTTTCCTTCAAGCTGAATTTCTTTTCGCTTGGATTCAAGTTTTTTTTCTGAAAACTGCGAATTGGAAAAAATACAGTTTTCGATTGTTTTCTCCGCTAAATATTTTTCAAACTTTTCAGTCTCAATCAAATGGTCAGAAAAAAATCCACGGTTATAAAAATCTGTTCCAGAATCAAATTTTTCAATCCGGGAAAGACTTGCGGCATAGTTGGCTCCGCTTTTTATAAAATTAAGCTCAGAAATTTGTCCGCCCTGCAAGGAAACAACAGCATTATATTTTTCCATCTGGCAAATATATTCGTTGAGTCCGTCTCCGTTGCAATCAAAAGAAGTAAGTGACTCTCTGAAAATTTTTGCAGCCTCACGAATCAGACGTTCAGCTTCATTCAAAGCGCGAAAAGCCTTTTGTCTTTTTTCAGCAGGTGAAGGCACTCCAAATGACGGAGACAAATAATTTGTTCCGTCCTGCGCTTTCCAAAGCATTTCAGACGATGCAGTTTTTCTAACTTTATCTCCACCCTTGCACTGCGAAACCAGCATACTGATATAAACCATGCGCTCATAAAGCCGCTTATTCTGCAAATACAAATTCAAGTAGTCTTGTATTGTAGGCGGAAATCCTGTTTTATTTTCTACCTGCTCAAACGGAATCAAGCTCCATTTTGAAATTTCGCTGTCCATTCCAGCAGGAATATAAGCCGGAGAAAAGCACTTTGATTTTTTCAAATACAAATATGGAGTTGTAAAAGAAACATCTTCTGAATTTTCAGAAACAGAAGCAAAGCATTGTGATTTCATAAAAGAACCGAACTGCTCAAATGAAAAGCAAAGAGATAGCACAGGCTCAAAAAACTCGTCGGAAAAAGGAAATTGCTCAGGTCTAATTTTTGAAGCAAAAGTTTTTATTCTTGAAGTCCATTCTTGGCAAGATTCATTTTCAAGCGGAATTAAATTTTTATAGGACGGAAAAATTTTTATGCTTCTTCCCTGCTCACTTGCAATCAGCGGACAGCATTTTAAATGTTTTTTTGGAACAAGAGAACTGTCAAGAAAAACATATTCCATTCCGCACGACTGAAAAGTTGAAACAAGGCAAGAATCCCAAATACTTCCGAACAAAGTCATTCCGCACGGACGTTTTCCAATCGTTGAGCGGACAAGCGAATTCATTTTTTCAATCTGCCCGCTTCTGTCCATTGGCAAAAGCAAAGGAAAAATCGGAGAATAATATCCGCCGCCGATTATTTCAATCTGCCTTTTAGAGGAAAGTTCATGAAGAAGTTCTATTGATTCCGGATGTTTTTTTTCGTAATGTGAAAGCTGCGGTCCTGAAAATCCGATAGTAAGAAAAAAATCTTTATGAGAATATAAAAATGAAAGCAACGGTTTAAAAACATTCTGATAGTTTTTTTCAAGCAAAACAGTTTCATCAGAACTTTCTAAATCAGCATTTAGAACAAGACAGAATTTACTCTTCATTAAAGCAGCTTACCTTTTGCAAAATATTGTATAGCACTTTTTCCAGAATTTAAAGCCTCTCTTATCAAAGGGCAAGATTTCTTTTTCAGAAAGAAATTCAGAGCATTCTGTTTTTTCAGAGAAAGGCGAATTGCACAATGCAACTTTTTTTGTGGCGGCAGGAATCAGCTTTATAATTTTATGCGGACAGGAATCAACGCATTTTCCACAGCCATTGCAAAGACTGCTTACAACTGCTGTTTTATTTTTTATAGACAATGCGCCGCGCGGACAAGATTTTATGCAGTCTCCAAATCCTGCGCAAATATACTTGCAATTGTATTCTGTATCAAAAACAGAAAAAAACAACGCGCAGTTTTTAGAACCGTTATAATCAAGTCTTTTTTTTCCACAATTTTTTTCAGGTGAACATAGCACAACAGCTTTATTTTCTGTAGCTGAAGGAAATTCTTCAAAGTTTGATTTTTCCAAAAGCTCTGTTTCGGAAATCAAAGAATGCTCAAAAGAAATTTCCTGTTTTTTTAGCGAAGGAGACAAAATATAAAAAATAAAAACGCAAACAAAGGAAACAACAATTATAAAAAGAAGTCCAAAAAGAATAGCCGCTATCATTGAAAAACTCCTTTATTCAGCCATGAAACATTCCAGCATAAAAGAATCAGCATTATAATCGCAATGCTAGCAAGAATAAAATTATTTCTTGAGCATTCAGTTCTTCCGCCGTACAGATCAAATTTTCTGCAAAGAGAATAAACAAAAGGTATAAAAATAAAAAATGAAAGCACACAGATACAAGTTATAAAAACACATTCTGCAAGAGAAGAGCTTTCTGTAATGGCAACAAAAATAAACAGAAGCGAAATTGAAAATTCAACCGCGCTGATTTTTGTCGTTATCCTGATAATTGCTTCTATAAAAACCGATACAGGAATAAAAATCAAGAGAACCGCAAAAGGATAAAGCTCTGCAAGTTCAGCGGGAACTAAAAGCGAATTCACAAAAAGATAAGACAAAGCTGAAACAGAACTTGCCGTTATAAGCATTTTTATAGCTTTTAGCCAAAGCGGATTTTTATTTCCAGAAAGGAACACTGCCCGCTCCATTCCAATTCCATAAACCAAGACTATAGACGCATAGGTAATATAATAGAAAAAAACTGAAAACATTTTAGTCCACCCGTGAAGTTTCTATGATTTCAAAAGACGAAATTATTTTGAAAAACAATGCGTTAAATAAAAGCAAAAGAACAACTGCTCCAGGAATTGAAGCTAAAAATGAAAAAGGCAAAATTTTATTCTCCGCGCTGAAAATCTGAATTTCAAAAATTCCGTTCGGCGAAGGAAAAGAAATTGTTCCGTATCCAAAAACATCTCTTATAAAGAAAAACACAAGCGCAAAAACACAAAAGAAACTGCATTTTACAAAGACATTTTTCAGCTCAAAAAGGACTGACAAGCTGGAAGAAGAATACAAATTTCCAAGAATGAAAGATGTAAAAGCCGGCATAAAAAAAGCAATTCCTAAAACAAATGCTATCAAAGGAGAAAAAACTATTACAAGCTGGCGGACAAGTATGCAAAGAGAAACAAGCATAATCGTTACAATCACATTGCTAAGCTCCGCGTTAAAAAATTTAACAGCAAACTTTTTAAAAAGAATTCCGCACACAGACATAAGGTAAAGCAGAAAAACAATAATCAGTCCATAAGCAAATCTTCCGGGAACAGGAAGAAGAAGCGCAAATGAAAGTGGTATATAAATGTAAAGCTCGTTTTTTTTCATTTTAACCTTCCAAAAAAGCAGTCAAATTTATCGGGAAAATTTTGAATTTAGAATCACCGGAATTTTATTTTTCCAGTATTCAATTTGAGAATTTTCTGAACTTGCTTTTATATGAGAATTTGTTTTTCCTGCAATGTGCGAAAAGCCGATAAACTGCGCACCGTTTTTATCTGAATAAATATAAACAGCAGGAACTGGTCCGTACAAAGTCGGAACACGAATAATCACGGCGTACATTTCATTTTCAGTATTTTCAGAAATCGCTTCATACACAGAAGCTGAAACTGTAAGCGCAGTTTTAATCTTTACCCAGTTTCCAAGCTGAATGTTTTCAATGCCGTTGTCTTTTAAAACTTGCGAAGTTTCTTTTTTCAGTCCATTCTTCCAGGAATTTCTTCCAAGCAAAGTAAACAAAACAAGAACTGCAAAAAATCCGGCAAGGATTCCGCAGAAAATTCCGCACTTTATAAGAAGCGTTTTATAAAAAAGTTTTTTTTCGTTGTCTACAGTCTCGATTTCATCTTCAAGCATTTTAAACCTCGCTGATTTCCTTTAGGCGCGGAACAAGTTTTTTGGAAACATTTTCGTATAGCTTTTTGTCTTCAAAAAATTGAATCACAGGAGAAATCAAATTTATAACAAGAATCAAAAAAACATATCCTGCAGAAGAAGTTCCGCTTCCGATTATAAGAAAGCCAATCAGCCCGGCAAAAGCTCCGTAAAGAAATTTTCCCCACAAAGTCATTGGCAAAGTTCCGAACCATTGCAAAAGATAAAGCGTGCAAAACAAAGTTCCGCTTGTAAGAAGAGCAAGCAGAATGTCGCCCTGGAACGGAATTCCGCCTATAAAAAACGGAAGCAAAAATCTCACTAAAAATGAATAGACAAAAAGGAAAACTGCAGGAACAACGTAATCAATCATATCAAATGAAACCAATATAATGGAAGAAACTAAAGTTATAAAGTTGAATCTAAAAGCAGGAATCACAGAACCGTTGTCCCAAAACAAACTCACATATCCATCTGGAATTGAAATTCCAAAAAACTTAAAAATATAGCTATTCAAAAAATCTGTGATAGAAGAATCCAGTTCAAGCAAAGGAACTGTTCCATTTTGAATCAGAGAAAGAGCCGCATTTCTTGTCTGAAGCTCTTGCGCAGAAACAGCAAACGGAGGAAAAGCAGAAGGATTCAAAAAATACAAAACAACAATGCAAAGCGCGACTAAATTAGCCCAGGACGAATCAAAGTTTCCGAATACAAATTTTCCAAGAAGCAAAGTAAAAAACACAACGGCAAAAACAGCATAGACTGGATAAACAGAAGGAATCAAAAGTCCAGCTATCAAGCCTTGTATTACAGAAATTCTCCAAGTATGTTTTTCAGTCCGCTTAAAAAAATAAAAAGCGGCTTCTGCGCAAACCGAGGCAAGCAAAGCAAACAAAAGCACAACAAGAGAATCAAAACTTTTTGAAACCGCCAGCATAGCGACTTGAACAAGAAGGAGCGCAATCATCACAAACGAAATTGTTCCAAGTGAATAAGATGCGCTTGCAAACGGATTCAAAGTAATTTTCGCACAATGTTTTTTTAATTCTGTATTCGTCATTTTTTTTCCTTATAACAAAGCTATTGTCTGGCTCAAAGGCAGGCGTGAAGGACAAACGCTGTTGCAGACCGAGCAATGTGAACAGAGCAAACTTGTAGCGCAAAGTTCTTTTGGAAGATGATAGTTTTCAACCAAGTGCTTGTAAAGTAAATCCGGCGAAAGTCCTTCTGGGCAGACGTTTCTGCATTTTCCGCATCTTATGCAGTTTTTTTCATCCTGAACGCAAAGTTCCGTTGCAGGAACAAATTCCAAAGACTTTATAGATTTTGTAATCGGAATATCCAAAGTTGAAGCCACCATTCCTGTAATCATTCC contains the following coding sequences:
- a CDS encoding lipid II:glycine glycyltransferase FemX, translated to MQNHEQRFLQTEFWADFKGSHGWKTFFFIFDGDNVSKVKSLKECKENEKCLSVLVRSFSLKIKKFSIAYIPMSPEFSSNEENLSQKFSNELESISKKIFKFLPEDTICIRFDPALDFESLEEKNNFVSNVKKLFKQHNTKKENFRIEKTATDIQPPDTVLLSLLESEEKILSEMKSKWRYNIRLASKKGVEVKSYSAKDADFPCAFEEFFKLFMQTSERDGVQFHQKNYYLGLLNSSAETQNAPVVRLYIAKHEADVLAGIITLFCKKEAVYLYGASGNIKRNFMPAYLLQWNAICDAKKIGCPVYDFYGCPPEENKNHPMHGLFLFKTGFGGKLIHRPGSFDVVLKKNWYAFYKTAEKLRAWFYKYLKKKIAGR
- a CDS encoding alpha-amylase/4-alpha-glucanotransferase domain-containing protein, encoding MKSKFCLVLNADLESSDETVLLEKNYQNVFKPLLSFLYSHKDFFLTIGFSGPQLSHYEKKHPESIELLHELSSKRQIEIIGGGYYSPIFPLLLPMDRSGQIEKMNSLVRSTIGKRPCGMTLFGSIWDSCLVSTFQSCGMEYVFLDSSLVPKKHLKCCPLIASEQGRSIKIFPSYKNLIPLENESCQEWTSRIKTFASKIRPEQFPFSDEFFEPVLSLCFSFEQFGSFMKSQCFASVSENSEDVSFTTPYLYLKKSKCFSPAYIPAGMDSEISKWSLIPFEQVENKTGFPPTIQDYLNLYLQNKRLYERMVYISMLVSQCKGGDKVRKTASSEMLWKAQDGTNYLSPSFGVPSPAEKRQKAFRALNEAERLIREAAKIFRESLTSFDCNGDGLNEYICQMEKYNAVVSLQGGQISELNFIKSGANYAASLSRIEKFDSGTDFYNRGFFSDHLIETEKFEKYLAEKTIENCIFSNSQFSEKKLESKRKEIQLEGNGLFSSMKLPVKLRKNFTFSSSGITVQYILKNESPIELNAFFAVELNFSQTRFDKKFEMESQYSTEAILNETRLLLPDSFYADEGVSIIQVKDSADKRIFVIEPNEDSGLSCAMIAFKRPVDSLEPKVTSSTYKVALFWNINLSAGMEKEKTINLSVMPLKNNISVK
- the metG gene encoding methionine--tRNA ligase, whose protein sequence is MENIKNLNRRLVTSALPYVNNIPHLGNLIQMLSADVFARFCRSRGYETLYVCGTDEYGTATETRAVEEKKTPRELCDYYYKQHDEIYKWFDIAFDKFGRTSNEECTEITQAMFKDLDKNGFIKEHTNKQLFCPSCQMFLADRYVHGVCPKCGFEDARGDQCDKCGSLLDPVELKSPRCATCGSTPEIRETRHLYIDLPSISKNLDSWMNKTSKEGRWSDNAINITKAWIRDGLNERAITRDLKWGIPVPKAGYENKVFYVWFNAPIGYISITKQLADELIAASKPSFDWKSWWLPEESEEAKNKPPVDLFQFIGKDNIPFHTVIFPCSQIGSGHNFTKLFHMSSTEYLNYEDGKFSKSRGVGVFGTDAKESGIKADAWRFYIFYNRPEKQDYQFTWKEFRERYNGELIGNLGNLVNRTLLFVQKYYDSKIPDAPVDEKLWAQVKEHEAKATDYLEWANLKDAFHEVFVISDIGNKAFQDTEPWKTRETHPERAAKLIHNLCYMIKDLMIMAHPYMPQFAEKIMSYFGKKISEPRFNDEQKPEGLDWSDLGNTEGLSEVSPTEVFFTPLDQKTMEAFRQKFSGTQKDRNAKPAEKKQKKEKKQIEVLPFEKQAEWFNEKIDLKVAKIIKVENNPESDKLYIETLDDGSGTERIIQSGLRDFLKPEELLGKHIILASNLAPRKMRGVESRGMLLAADYKDENGKDCVEPLEAPWAIPGTKVVLECSTENSKAEQIQAEDFFAVEIKVLENKVQIGGKSLTAAGKQISTVKTKNGNVH
- a CDS encoding RnfABCDGE type electron transport complex subunit D, which gives rise to MTNTELKKHCAKITLNPFASASYSLGTISFVMIALLLVQVAMLAVSKSFDSLVVLLFALLASVCAEAAFYFFKRTEKHTWRISVIQGLIAGLLIPSVYPVYAVFAVVFFTLLLGKFVFGNFDSSWANLVALCIVVLYFLNPSAFPPFAVSAQELQTRNAALSLIQNGTVPLLELDSSITDFLNSYIFKFFGISIPDGYVSLFWDNGSVIPAFRFNFITLVSSIILVSFDMIDYVVPAVFLFVYSFLVRFLLPFFIGGIPFQGDILLALLTSGTLFCTLYLLQWFGTLPMTLWGKFLYGAFAGLIGFLIIGSGTSSAGYVFLILVINLISPVIQFFEDKKLYENVSKKLVPRLKEISEV